A stretch of Lathyrus oleraceus cultivar Zhongwan6 chromosome 6, CAAS_Psat_ZW6_1.0, whole genome shotgun sequence DNA encodes these proteins:
- the LOC127092199 gene encoding CST complex subunit STN1 translates to MQQNNNNNKNPSISLHNTHVKLLAFDLLTLTPPPSPDQPFTRKSIPITRLEAVGTITLRDHKPSKFLRFAVDDGTGCIPCILWLNHLTSPHPARRRSPQDLCLLADAAARSAEVVKVGAVARVRGRVTAFKGSVQITVTDVVGERDPNAEILHWVDCVKLARNCYNLVTLSSS, encoded by the coding sequence ATGCagcaaaacaacaacaacaacaaaaacccATCAATCTCACTCCACAACACTCACGTCAAGCTACTAGCCTTCGACCTCCTAACCCTAACCCCACCACCCTCCCCAGACCAACCCTTCACCCGCAAATCCATCCCCATCACACGCCTCGAAGCCGTAGGAACCATCACCCTCCGCGATCACAAACCCTCTAAATTCCTCCGTTTCGCTGTCGACGATGGAACCGGTTGCATCCCCTGTATCCTCTGGCTTAACCACTTGACTTCCCCTCACCCGGCTCGCCGTCGGAGTCCGCAGGATCTTTGCCTTCTCGCCGACGCCGCCGCGAGATCTGCGGAAGTAGTGAAGGTTGGGGCTGTTGCTAGGGTTAGGGGGAGAGTTACGGCGTTTAAGGGGAGTGTTCAGATTACTGTGACGGATGTTGTTGGTGAAAGGGATCCTAATGCGGAGATTTTGCATTGGGTTGATTGTGTTAAGTTGGCTCGTAACTGTTATAATCTTGTTACTCTTTCTTCTTCTTAA